A section of the Triticum dicoccoides isolate Atlit2015 ecotype Zavitan chromosome 7A, WEW_v2.0, whole genome shotgun sequence genome encodes:
- the LOC119329395 gene encoding L-ascorbate oxidase-like, which produces MTRPHTGSEPPLVMHLLLCCTFLLAFAAPATTAASAPAPAPTPAKQTMTWDVEYIMWAPDCQQRVMIGINGKFPGPNITARAGETLSITVNNKLHTEGLVIHWHGMRQVGTPWADGTASISQCAVSPGDSFTYEFVADKPGTYFYHGHFGMQRAAGLYGWLVVDATAERGEPYRRDYDGGELRMLLSDWYHDNVYAQAAGLEQKYDHFQWVGEPQTILVNGRGQYDCMLGAVTRFHRGIDPRARTCVRGKEAKLCGDEERCLRRSECGPYCPESQCAPVVLDVEPGRTYRLRIASTTSLAALNVQVQGHELTVVEADGNPVEPFTVADIDIYSGESYSVLLTTNHTPTFYRSGSFWVSVGVRGRPPKTLPATAVLRYTNSRFPWPGSPPPATPAWYDLQRSKDFARRIKARRNAAEAPPPPRTEQVSRRIVMLNTQTLVDGHIKWAVNNVSLTLPTTPYLGAYFYGVQGSAFDASGEAPNGFPGGYDIDLPPENNSYEATLSDRVYELAHGAVVDVVLQNADMRRDNDSETHPWHLHGHDFWVLGYGEGRYTGGERLNTEDPPLRNTVVVFPHGWTAIRFVADNVGAWAFHCHIEPHLHMGMGAVFVEGAHMIRELDVPREAMMCGVIRTTVAALTPAKPGSPAPAP; this is translated from the exons ATGACCAGGCCTCACACTGGCAGTGAGCCACCACTGGTGATGCATCTGCTGCTCTGTTGCACGTTTCTCCTGGCCTTCGCTgctccggcgaccaccgcagcctccGCCCCCGCCCCGGCTCCGACCCCGGCGAAGCAGACCATGACGTGGGACGTGGAGTACATCATGTGGGCGCCGGACTGCCAGCAGCGGGTGATGATCGGGATCAACGGCAAGTTCCCCGGGCCCAACATCACCGCCCGCGCCGGCGAGACCCTCAGCATCACCGTCAACAACAAGCTGCACACGGAGGGCCTCGTCATCCACTGGCACGGGATGCGGCAGGTGGGCACGCCGTGGGCGGACGGGACGGCGTCCATCTCGCAGTGCGCCGTCAGCCCGGGGGACTCGTTCACCTACGAGTTCGTCGCCGACAAG CCGGGGACCTACTTCTACCACGGGCACTTCGGGATGCAGCGGGCGGCGGGGCTGTACGGGTGGCTCGTCGTGGACGCCACGGCGGAGCGGGGCGAGCCGTACCGGCGGGActacgacggcggcgagctccgcatGCTGCTCAGCGACTGGTACCACGACAACGTGTACGCGCAGGCGGCCGGGCTGGAGCAGAAGTACGATCACTTCCAGTGGGTCGGCGAGCCCCAGACGATCCTCGTCAACGGGCGAGGGCAGTACGACTGCATGCTCGGCGCGGTCACGAGGTTCCACCGGGGCATCGACCCGCGCGCCAGGACCTGCGTGCGGGGCAAGGAGGCCAAGCTGTGCGGCGACGAGGAGAGGTGCCTCCGGCGCAGCGAGTGCGGGCCCTACTGCCCGGAGAGCCAGTGCGCCCCCGTGGTGCTCGACGTGGAGCCCGGCAGGACGTACCGGCTCCGGATCGCCAGCACCACCTCCCTCGCCGCCCTCAACGTGCAGGTCCAAGGG CACGAGCTGACGGTGGTGGAGGCCGACGGCAACCCCGTGGAGCCGTTCACCGTCGCTGACATCGACATCTACTCCGGCGAGAGCTACTCCGTGCTCCTCACCACCAACCACACGCCGACGTTCTACAGGTCGGGGTCCTTCTGGGTCTCCGTCGGCGTGAGAGGACGGCCTCCCAAGACGCTGCCGGCCACCGCCGTCCTAAGGTACACCAACAGCAGGTTCCCGTGGCCGGGCAGCCCGCCGCCGGCGACTCCGGCGTGGTACGATCTGCAGCGCAGCAAGGACTTCGCCCGCAGGATCAAGGCCCGGAGGAACGCCGccgaggcgccgccgccgccgcggacggAGCAGGTGAGCCGGAGGATCGTGATGCTCAACACGCAGACCCTGGTAGACGGGCACATCAAGTGGGCCGTCAACAACGTGTCCCTGACGCTCCCGACCACCCCGTACCTCGGCGCCTACTTCTACGGCGTGCAGGGCAGCGCCTTCGACGCCTCCGGCGAGGCGCCCAACGGGTTCCCCGGCGGCTACGACATCGACCTGCCGCCGGAGAACAACAGCTACGAGGCCACGCTCAGCGACCGGGTGTACGAGCTGGCGCACGGCGCCGTGGTGGACGTGGTGCTCCAGAACGCGGACATGCGGAGGGACAACGACAGCGAGACGCACCCGTGGCACCTGCACGGCCACGACTTCTGGGTGCTGGGGTACGGCGAGGGGCGGTACACCGGCGGCGAGCGCCTCAACACGGAGGACCCGCCGCTGCGGAACACGGTGGTGGTGTTCCCGCACGGGTGGACGGCGATCCGGTTCGTCGCCGACAACGTGGGCGCGTGGGCGTTCCACTGCCACATCGAGCCGCACCTCCACATGGGCATGGGCGCCGTCTTCGTCGAAGGGGCCCACATGATACGCGAGCTGGACGTGCCCAGAGAGGCAATGATGTGCGGGGTGATCAGGACGACGGTCGCAGCCCTGACTCCCGCTAAGCCgggctcgccggcgccggcgccgtga